A window of the Lepisosteus oculatus isolate fLepOcu1 chromosome 14, fLepOcu1.hap2, whole genome shotgun sequence genome harbors these coding sequences:
- the LOC138243407 gene encoding BOLA class I histocompatibility antigen, alpha chain BL3-7-like, with protein MVYNMKSHSWTLLIPQVVIDMARLQATKFLTENFYQPLCGRILKSYLLQERNRLMRRGQLFSLLKPKVRVFQKKSGVSGGTEVVCLATGFYPRAVEVTVLRDGHPIPEQELRGGKVLPNGDGTYQLRKSLRVSEEEQSERRNYPCRVQHSGLDNKMEVNWDPEPDVNTGLIAGVVIGVLTVALLLLVSAFVLWRKKRQGERGKEQSNTFSNSSGP; from the exons ATGGTCTACAACATGAAGAGCCACAGCTGGACTCTGCTCATCCCACAAGTAGTCATTGATATGGCACGGCTGCAGGCCACTAAGTTCTTGACAGAGAATTTCTACCAGCCACTGTGTGGCCGGATCCTGAAGAGCTACCTGCTGCAGGAGAGGAACAGGCTGATGAGGAGAGGACAGCTCTTTAGTCTAT TGAAGCCCAAGGTCAGGGTCTTTCAGAAGAAATCTGGGGTCTCTGGGGGGACAGAAGTGGTCTGCCTGGCCACTGGCTTCTACCCCCGGGCCGTGGAGGTGACCGTGCTGAGAGACGGGCATCCCATCCCAGAGCAGGAGCTGAGAGGGGGGAAGGTGTTGCCCAACGGAGACGGGACCTACCAGCTGAGGAAGAGCCTGAGAGTCAGTGAGGAGGAGCAGAGCGAGAGACGCAACTATCCCTGCAGGGTCCAGCACAGCGGTCTGGACAACAAGATGGAGGTGAACTGgg ATCCAGAGCCCGACGTGAACACTGGGCTCATCGCTGGGGTGGTGATCGGGGTTCTGACTGTGGCTCTGCTGCTGCTCGTTTCTGCCTTTGTCCTCTGGAGGAAGAAACGACaaggagagagag GAAAAGAACAGAGCAACACTTTTTCCAACAGCTCTGGTCCCTGA